The genomic stretch TCCGGCGACCTCCGTTAGCGTGTATTCGGAGATTACAAGTGGTTCGGAGATACCGAGTATCTCGACTTGGGCGATGCATTTTCGATTGGCTGATATGGAAGCCGTCATCTCCGCAGAATTCGATGTTTCGCCGACGAAACCTGCCACATCGAACGAATCTCAGATTGTATCCCTAATCCGACGAATGATCACCTTCCCGTCGTCTTCGTTCTTGATAATCGCCAAAAAACGAGAATCGGAGGACCCAATCCATGTGTTCGCGTAGAGCATCTTCCATGTACCTTCCTCTTCGATGGCAACGCGGATGCGACAGGTGCTTTCGTCCGAGTTCTCTGGAAACACTTCAACCAAGTAGTCTGACATTGGCTTTAACATGTGGCGCGAATCGTTCGCAACGACGGCGACTGGTGATCCTGTGAGATTGAAGAAGCGATAACTTCCTAGAGGATGAACATCTTCGCCATCGGGTATTAATACCACGGAAATCTCTCCGTCGTCTTGCGGAAAAATTAATAGAAGGCTCTTCTTCGCTACATCTTTTAGATCAACGACTGCTTTCGGTGGGGTCCCCGCCACTGCATCGTCCGGGTAAATTCGTAGGAAGGGCGGCCCCTCATACTCGTATGTAAAAGACCGGGAACCATCGAAGGCGACGAGAGGGCTCAGTGTACCATCTCCAGTCAGGTAGGAAAGATCGCGAATTGTTCCATCTATACTCAGAACCTGAAACTCCACCTTAACGATCTCCTCCTCTTCCGGGAGAGCACTTACACTCTGACAAGGAGAGACGAGCACTGCCAAGAAAGCGGTTATGAGGGGAAGGCGTTTTTGCATCGTGTGTTCCTAATTCAAACTCGGATCATCGATCCAGCGGAAGTCGACAATCTCGTACGCCCGTCCTAGTTCGGCGTTGATTGACGACCAATTGGACGGGTCATCGCTTGGCTGATTCGCCGAACTATCTGCAAATTGTGGACTTCTCTGAACCGTCACCTCACACCAAGCCGAAGTTTTCCCTTGGCCGGTTCCGCTGTTGGTGGAACCGTAGGAGCGGATGATAAACGTGTCGCTCCGAGCGGAAATTTTAGGTGCAAGGGCGACAAGAAGATCGTTTTGCGAGAGCCAAATCGGTTGGTTGATCCCGTTCCCGCTCACCAGGTTCTCAGCGTTAGGAAACTTCGAATTATCCAAGATCTGTGCGTTCGTCAGTGAATTGTTGATCGTTGTAGAATCGATCGCGGCCTGCAAAGCACCTTTGAAACCAAATTCCGTGCTACTCAGCCGCCTATTGACAAAATCTCCGAGCGACAGGAAGGGGCCTCTTTTCTTGATCTCTTCGACAATCGCAGTCGCTAGTTGGTTGATCTGCGAATCGGTGACAGTCCGGAAGCCTGTCCACGTGTCCGTCGGGGTGCCGAGCGGCGTTGCCATCCTCGGGAAGGGATTCTGCATTTGCGTCGAATTGACTTGGCTTGTGGCACCGGATTCCACGGAGTATACCTGCATAGCCTGCCCTCTGAGCGATCCCAGCACCGCCTCCCACGCCGGGACAGAGGTAGAATTGATGTTGAAGGCGCCTTCCAGCCGAAGGTTTTCCGCAGCGGTATCGAAATCTTGGAGATCTGATAGAAGCGGAGTTGAACCAACCGGAGAGATTGGGATCATCCCCGGATTGGGCAAGGGTGATTCACTATTGATGTAATCTTGGTCGAAAACCTCATTGAAGGGTGCGGTGCGCGTTATATTTCGGTTCGGCGCTGGAACGGTGGAGAAGAAATAGCCGTCAAAAAGAGCCTCATTTGCATAGTGGGAGAGATCGACGAAAGCTGGTTCTGCAAATCGGGAGTTTCTCGGAATAAATGGCGACGCATAGCTGTTGCCAATTACATAGTTGGGAGCCCAGTCGTCGTAGCCACCCTCTGCATGCATCAACGCACCCAGCGACTGTAGCGGAAGCCGCGGAATGTCAAAAGCAACAATGTTCTGCTCGCCGGTTGCACCACTCGTTTCGCCCCAATAGCCCTTTCCGTCCGTATGGACAATATCGAGATTTGAACTTATGCCCGCATCCACCTCATAAATGCTGCCGTAGAATAAGGGAGGCTGGCCAGTGCCATCTTCTCTGTCCTGACTCCGCCGCAAGTTGATCTGACCAAAAGTCGGGGCCCTAGCTTCATCGAGGCCGTTGATTTTGAGAATCGAACCTGAAATTTTCGATCCCAAATCCTCAAACAAACCCAAGTCAAGAGTCTTAGGTTCGTCGATTGAAATAGTAAAGTTCTGTGCGAGGTAGGCGATCGCTTCAGAACCAGTGGAAGTCTTAATTGGTGCTGCGTTGAGGTTCGGAGCAGAAAACCAAATGGCAAAAGACCTAAACCGTTTTTCCAGGTTTGCCATTGCCCCCGCCACTCGATAGGAAAATTGCACCTCCGGGTCTTCTCCAGGAACGAGTTCAATCCCCTGCCAGGGTGGAGGTAGATCGTCGTTATCCCATTGTATCCATTCTTCACCTGGTTCTTTCCATTGCGTTTTCGTTCCATTCTGATTGTCCACCAAATCGGCAACGTAATACGAATCGGAGCTTGTAGTTCCCCCAGAAACCAATTCGAGCTGCCAGTTGTCTGGAACGGTTTGACCAATCCGGGCGGCGGGCACACTGAATACTCTTACCTCCCCCGGTTGGAGCACGATCGGTTCGGTCTTCATCCAAACTATACCCTGGCCTCCGTTTCCTCCCAGACTTCCGTTTAACCATATTCCTAGTTCCCCGATCTCATCCTCTGTTACTGCGTCGGCGAAACGAACAGAGGCGCCAGTGTTTATCCAAGTCTTCCACCGCACCTTGTATTCTTGTTCGCTAATTGCTACGTTGTACGGATTCCAGAGCACAACAGTTGGGTAAAAGCGAAGACGGAGACCCCCACGCTCCTCAGGGTTGGTCTCATCGCCTGCGTTAAATCTGTAGCTCTCCAATCCTATGTCCAGCCTTACGCTAAGTAGGATAGGCATGATTTGTTTTTGGACGGGGATTCCGCGATCAGCACCCCGAAGAGCCGGAGCCGTTCTGAAATAGCTGGAATCATCGTTGTAGATGTGATGGATGCCTTTCTCTACGCCTGAAAGACGCGGTTCGACTGATGGAACGGGACTACTAGGGTTTTGAATGCCCAAAGGACCTGAAACGCTTGTGTTTACGTATCCACCGAACTGCCCGTTAGTCACACGAGCGACAGCGGGAACTCTCGGTCTGTACATTTGATAGTGAGCTGCGAGCACATCCCAATTCGGGCCGTAGACCCTGTTTACAGTGTCCTCGTAGAGCAAATTGTCTCCCGGCGAAGTTCTCATACCGAGATTGGCAACAAACTGGTCGTCAAGCCCACGAGTCAAGTCTTTCCGTAGGCCGCCGTCTTTGACGTTCGCAAGAATTCCAAAGGACCCCGTCGTGTAGTCTTGAGAATACTCTTTGAGAGTATCAAAAACAGAGTCATCAAGGCCTTCTTCCCTAACCAAAAAAAGGAAATCATCATACAAAGCCACCCTACCGAGAGTGGAGGATTGGTCGTCAAAGATCTCACTGACCCTATCGTTCAGCTCCGGAGCGGTTCTGGTAGGAGAGAGAAAGTTGAGCTGGTTCTCTAGGGTGCGCCCTGGAATAACCTCGGAGTAAGGGTTGAGCTGGGTCACTTTTGCTTTCAATCCCTCATCCGCTATCCAAAAAGCGTACTGAGACGAGTCGTTGCCGAAATCGACGACGGGCGCACGGACGGTGACCAAATTACCATCGTTCCCCACTAAATCTCTTGCGAGGACCACGCCGTCGTTTTGGGGGGTCGTTCTTGGATCAGTGTTGCCTGAGGACGGTTGCGAAACCAACCAGTCCGCACCCTCAGTGTTGTAGCTCCAGTCCCGCAAGCCTCCTTCGAGGGTTGAGTTGGGGTTGTCCGGATCAAAAGTTTTCCAAGCGCCAATCCAAAAAGGGTGGTTGATTTCATCCGCAGTCAAGGACTCCGGTTGGGTGTCGAGAATCTCGGCCCGGGCGGTCACTCGCTGGTCTGGTCCGGTAGATCTCTGGAGTTTACTTACAGCAAGCTGGGCACCAAGTATCGCATTCTGTTGCGCCTGCATTTCTTTCAAAACCTGTCGGTCTGAGCTTGTATTGATGCTGACTAGTGAGGAAAGACTCACTAACAGGAGAAGCACGAAAGCCATCAATGAAAGGACAATCACGAGTGCAAAACCTCGTTGGGTGGAGGGTCTGGTGGTTTTTGGGTAGGTTTTCATGACATACTGCTGGGTTGAAAAAGGAGAGAATTCTCGTCGTCGGAGTGATTTAGTGTTTGTTCAGTTGAAACGAAAGAACGGTCCCATTCGCGTGGGCCACCAGCAGGTTCGTAATCGAACCAATGGAAGATCGCATTGTTGTGACTCTTATTGCCGTTGGAGCTAGCATACATGCCAACATAAAGGCCAGTGAAGCCCCCGGCAACTTCTGTGCTCAGAAGACGTGTCTCCATCATCCCGGCTTGAATAGGATTTCCCCCTTCCGGGATTGCGTAGAAATAAAGCGTCTCTTCTTTCGCCGATAGTCTCAATCGATTGGTGCGGGAAACAGGAATTTCCACCTGATACTCGTTGACTAGCGATCCGCAGCGTTTCCTGAAGAGGAGAACGCTTTCGTGGTTTCGCAAAGTAACGAGAATTTCGCAGTGATGCTTTTCGTTCATCACCGCCACCAGTCCAGCCTCCTCTCCATTAGCTTTTGGAGAAAACTCGAACTCCAGTTCTACTCTGGCCTCAAAGTGCTGGAGTCTGCGGGCAATAAGAGCGGTTTCGTCCGTTCCGTCCAAATTTCCAGGCAGGCAATGAAGGCTTAATTCTCCGGCTCTTGGATCAACGCTCCATGCCTCTCCAGAGAGATTGCGCCTAAAGTTCCAGCAAAGACGGAGCGTATCATTTAAAAACTTATCCCTAACGGGGGTCTCTGGTCCAGAATACGAGCGTAGCGGTCGATCAACCGTCATTTTCAAGTCGACGTATTCTTCGTCGTTGACGATTGGCCAGCCTTTCTCATTCCACGAGACTGGAGCAAGGTAGGTTTCGCGACCTAGGTGATGAACGAGGGGGTAGCCTACATGTCGAACGCCAAGGAAAACGATCCACCAGTTTCCGGCACTATCTTCAACAAGATCGCCGTGACCAGTGGACTGCACTGGATGCATGGAGCCGGCATGACTAAGAATCGGATTCTCTTCATACGATTCGTAAGGTCCAAAAACGTTTCTCGAGCGGGCTATTGATACCCTGTGGGTGAGCTCAGTGCCGCCTTCAGCAATGAGTAGGTAGTACCAATCACCTCGACGATACAAGTGGGGTGCCTCGGGGAACTTTCCTCCTGTACCTTTCCATAGAAAAGTGGGCCCCCTTCCGAGTAGTCTGCCTGTTTCGGTATCGATTTCACGGAGGTAGATCCCTTGTTCGAGATCGCCTTCCAATAGAGAATTGGAAACGAAATACGCTCTGCCGTCGCTGTCCCAAAATAAAGATGGATCAATGCCGCCTTGGGCCACCGGGATTGGGTTTGACCACTCACCCGCTGGATCAGTCGCGGTAACAAAAAAATTACCGATTCCCGTGGTGTTGGTAGTCACCATGTAGAATAGACCCTCGTGGTAGCGGATAGTGGGAGCATAGATGCCGCCAGAGGATTTTATACCCTCTAGATTGAGTTGCTCTTTACGGGTTAAGCAGTGACCGATTTGGGACCAGTGGATCAAGTCTTCGCTGTGGAAAATCGGAACACCCGGAAACCATTCGAAGGTGCTTGTGACGAGATAGAAATCACTGCCCACCCGGCATACGCTTGGGTCGGGATAAAAACCGGGGAGAACTGGATTGGTGTATTGCACTCTTTGCTGAGATGTTCGCTGGAAGGTGGTAAACAGTTTTAAAGGAGAAGTTGGCCAAAGTCGTAGAGTCCTGGCTGCAGGTCTTCCGGGTTGGGACTAGTCGCCAAAACGAAGTGTGAATGAGGGGGAATCGTGAGGTTTGGGCGTAACTCCATGATGCGGATGGGCTGCACTGGTGAGTTTGAGTTGTCTGCATTCACTTCGAATTGAAAGACGGGATTCCCGAGCCGCCAGCTGGCAAGGTCGGCCGTGTAACTCGCGTCTTCGTCACTGATGTTGTGAAGGATCAAGTAGCGACTGGTTTCAACAGCGATTTCAAGGCCGCGCACGTCGCCCTCGCGAATAACCTCAACAGAATCGGCTGGCTCCGCCCACTCCGGCATTGCTTCCACGGTGAAAAAGCGCCTTTCGTCCTCGGAATATCGCCGCCGTTCGGACTCGCCTTCGGGAGAATCGGTAAGAACAATCTCGGTAGCGTTGCGGGCGCTGTCTCGAAGAATTCCGGAGACCTCTGTGCTGATCCCTTCGTAATTGTTTTCGTAGAGTCGGATTTTTAGGTCACCGTACTCATAATTCAGATCGTCGACTTTTTCCATTTCCTTTGGGCGAAGAGGCCCGGCGCGTCCATAACCGAGTCGGATGCGTCCGCTAACGCCATAGGCACTCTGATGCCCGTCCTTTGGAAAAACTTCCACCATCCCGATGATACGATCCGGGAGGCTGATCCACTGTTGGTTCGCGCTCCAATCAACCGGGAAGGTAGCCTGCGCTGGGGCAGTTCGGGCAAGATCGTGACTGGTGGCGAGCGAACCGAAGGAATGGCCTGTGCTGACGGTTGTTCTTTCGTCGTGGGAGAGGTAAGCGCAGTCTCTCCAATCCTCAGAATTGTCTCTCAAGCGGACTCGTGGATAGATTGCCTTAACCGCGGCATTCAAAGGATGTCTTCGATGATCGATCGGGTCGATGACCATACAACCTGCGAAAGCCATTTTACCCGAATCGTCGTTACCATAGTCCCTGCCTACCATCGCAGTGGCAAATCGTCCGAAACGACTGCGGGGTCCTTGGATATTACGGTCGAAAACAAAAAAGTCCGTCGGTAGATCGGCAGCCTCAATACTAGAACGGTAGTAGGGAGCCGCTATGATGTGATTGATCTTTCCGCCCCGATACTCCAGCTCCTGTTTGGCGATGGCTTTGCTGTAGGGACATCCGGTGATCCCAGCGATGATATCCTGATAGGGACCGTATCCGGAAGAATTCCATTGGTATTTCCAGACCGGATTCGACCACCATTCGTTTGTGTTTCCCGGTTCAACAGTGAGGGGGTAGTAGTTCCGGGAGTTGAGTAGGAGTTCTTTTGCTATTGGGTCACCCGTCAATTCGTAATGCCTTACAAACTTCTCGATGTTGACGCCGTGATAACCAAGAATTTCATTCTGGTTTCGAATGTAGGCGAAAGCACCGTCTGGATACTGGTTGTCTCTTTGCATCGCGACCACACGAGAACCCACCTCCTTGTACTTCTCGTTCCCGAGGTACATGCCGGCGAATTGGACGATCATACCTTCGGTGACGTTGTGGTTGCAGAAACTGCCAAATCCGCGAGGGTTGTTTTCGGAATACCAGCCGTTGTGATTGTCATCGATAAACGCATACCAAAACGCACCCGCGCGTTCGGCGGTCTCATCCCAGCGTTCTCTTTGGATCGGCAGAAGAAGGTCTGGACAGCCGGTCTTCAGAATGAGTAGAGCATCCATCATCGAGTAGCAGGCGAAGAAGTCATTGATGCGGAGGTCTTGAACCATCGTTTCGGTCCGATTGTATGCATCGGTGTAGGCATGAGCCCGCCGCAACGCTCGTTTGAGTACCTCTGGATCGCCTCTGTAGGGGCTCTTTGGGTGAAGCCCTGCCCACGCAAAAAGTCTCATTTCGTCGGCGATTGTCCGGGACTTCAGAGGCACATCGCTCTCCCCTGGAATGAACTGTTTGACTCCAGCTTCACCCAACAAAAACTCCTTGTCTGGTTTGGAGAGCTGACTGTCGATCTCGGCGAGTGCTCCCTCAACATACGGGTTTCCCTCCCATTCTGGAACCGTAGGCAGCAGATTCTTCGGGACCGCGCGAAGTGGGCTATCCCTCCCAAGCCGAAACCCTTTAGCTTGTCTCTCCAGAGCGTCAGCAATTTTGATATCTCCAGCTTCTCGGAATCTCGAAGCGTTCTCTAACGCCAGCGAGACCACTGCTTGTTCAAGCCCTTTCACTTGAGTCTCCTTAAGCCGCGGTTCATCTCCATTCACCCCGACTCTGAAAAGAACTGTAACTGCGCAGCAAACTAGCACGATACCCAGCCGTTTCCCGGTATCTGAAAAGCAGGACTGACCAAAATCAGCTGATCCAATCACTGGAGGCATTTCTTTCTTAAATTTGGGTTCCTTACGCAAAGAATACACCGCTTTGTATGAGGGGTAATAAAAGTTATGGAAAAATATACTTAACTTTTAGGAATGCAAAAATTCCTATTTGCGTAATCGTAGGCGGAAATAGGAAAAAGTTCTGGTGAAATTTAGGGCACTTCGATTAACCTTTTTTGGCTTGTGATTACGGCACCGGCGGAATCCGGGTGAGGCTGCGGAGAGGTTTGTGGGCCAGAGGCCCTCGGACCTCTCCGCTAACGCTGCCCGGAACCGGTGCTGCCGCAACCCCTTGGGGGCGAGTCACTTTTGGATTTGAGCCGCGTTGCGGCTTCGCAGACGGGCTTCTAGCCCGCCAAGCGAAGCCGTCGCCTTGCTCAGAACTAAAATTGCTCTTGTCACGTCCAAAGGAGGTTAATCGAAGTGCCCTTTAGACAATTTGCGGATCAAATTTCCTAAAATTGCATTTGAGTGTCCTTACGGTGCATCTCTTGAATTCACCCGTGCGTTGATCGATGACCTAGCGAGTTATTACCCTTACGAACTCCGGTACTCATTATGTTTGAAAGACTCTTGGATGGAAAACGGGCCATCATTACGGGAACTGGTGATGGGATCGGCCGCGGAATTGCTTTGGCAATGGCCGAAGCGGGCGCAGATGTAGCTGTTTGCGATCTCAATGAAGAGGAACTGAAAAAGTCAGTTGATGCGCTGGAAGAGACTGGACGCAAGGTTTTCAACCAGGTGGTTGATTTGCGGCACGCAGAGCAGGTAAAGAGGTTTGTATCGGACAGTGCAGTTGCGCTAGGAGGGCTGGATACTCTGGTTCACAACGCTGGTATTATGCCAGTGGGCCCGGTGCAGGATATGGAAATAGAAACAATCGATAGTCTACTCGGTGTGAACTTTCGTGCGGCGATACTTCTCAGCAAATACGCAATCCCTCATATGAAGGCGAATGGGAGAGGAAGTATCACTTACATGGCCAGCGTCACCGCCCACAATGGCATTGGAGGTGTGGCGGCTTATGGTGCTACCAAGGGAGGTCTCATCGCCCTTTCCTATGGTCTTGGTGTCGAATTGGGAGAGGAGCAGATTCGGGTGAATACGGTATCTCCGGGAGCGGTAAACTCTCCGATGATGGTGCGTTTCATCGAGGAAAATGCTTCGGACAAAGAGTTAGCTCGTCTAGCCTTCGATAGAATACATGCGCGAGGACAGGTCGGCACCATAGAAGAAGTGGCCCACACGTTTGTCTTTTTGGCAAGCGACGCCGCCGCAAACATTACCGCTACTGACATTCGTTGCGACGGAGGATATGCGGTTTTTGGAACTCAACCCCGGGAGTAGGATTGTAATATGCCAATCGATTTCACCGCTGTTCGAGAACGGCTATACGTCGCTGTGATTTCCGACATTCTTGATGAATTGGGTCTCACTAATCAAGTGATGGATCGCGGCATT from Verrucomicrobiota bacterium encodes the following:
- a CDS encoding glycoside hydrolase family 43 protein; its protein translation is MQYTNPVLPGFYPDPSVCRVGSDFYLVTSTFEWFPGVPIFHSEDLIHWSQIGHCLTRKEQLNLEGIKSSGGIYAPTIRYHEGLFYMVTTNTTGIGNFFVTATDPAGEWSNPIPVAQGGIDPSLFWDSDGRAYFVSNSLLEGDLEQGIYLREIDTETGRLLGRGPTFLWKGTGGKFPEAPHLYRRGDWYYLLIAEGGTELTHRVSIARSRNVFGPYESYEENPILSHAGSMHPVQSTGHGDLVEDSAGNWWIVFLGVRHVGYPLVHHLGRETYLAPVSWNEKGWPIVNDEEYVDLKMTVDRPLRSYSGPETPVRDKFLNDTLRLCWNFRRNLSGEAWSVDPRAGELSLHCLPGNLDGTDETALIARRLQHFEARVELEFEFSPKANGEEAGLVAVMNEKHHCEILVTLRNHESVLLFRKRCGSLVNEYQVEIPVSRTNRLRLSAKEETLYFYAIPEGGNPIQAGMMETRLLSTEVAGGFTGLYVGMYASSNGNKSHNNAIFHWFDYEPAGGPREWDRSFVSTEQTLNHSDDENSLLFQPSSMS
- a CDS encoding SDR family oxidoreductase, whose translation is MFERLLDGKRAIITGTGDGIGRGIALAMAEAGADVAVCDLNEEELKKSVDALEETGRKVFNQVVDLRHAEQVKRFVSDSAVALGGLDTLVHNAGIMPVGPVQDMEIETIDSLLGVNFRAAILLSKYAIPHMKANGRGSITYMASVTAHNGIGGVAAYGATKGGLIALSYGLGVELGEEQIRVNTVSPGAVNSPMMVRFIEENASDKELARLAFDRIHARGQVGTIEEVAHTFVFLASDAAANITATDIRCDGGYAVFGTQPRE